A region of Arabidopsis thaliana chromosome 5, partial sequence DNA encodes the following proteins:
- a CDS encoding Ubiquinol-cytochrome C reductase iron-sulfur subunit (Ubiquinol-cytochrome C reductase iron-sulfur subunit; FUNCTIONS IN: metal ion binding; INVOLVED IN: oxidation reduction; LOCATED IN: mitochondrion, mitochondrial respiratory chain complex III, membrane; EXPRESSED IN: male gametophyte, guard cell, pollen tube, leaf; EXPRESSED DURING: L mature pollen stage, M germinated pollen stage; CONTAINS InterPro DOMAIN/s: Ubiquinol-cytochrome c reductase, iron-sulphur subunit (InterPro:IPR006317), Rieske [2Fe-2S] iron-sulphur domain (InterPro:IPR017941), Rieske iron-sulphur protein, C-terminal (InterPro:IPR005805), Rieske iron-sulphur protein (InterPro:IPR014349), Ubiquinol cytochrome reductase, transmembrane domain (InterPro:IPR004192); BEST Arabidopsis thaliana protein match is: Ubiquinol-cytochrome C reductase iron-sulfur subunit (TAIR:AT5G13440.1); Has 30201 Blast hits to 17322 proteins in 780 species: Archae - 12; Bacteria - 1396; Metazoa - 17338; Fungi - 3422; Plants - 5037; Viruses - 0; Other Eukaryotes - 2996 (source: NCBI BLink).), producing the protein MLRVAGRRLFSVSQRSSTATSFVVSRDHTLSDGGGDSSSAPRSLPSADLSSYHRSLIRGFSSQVLAQGNEIGFGSEVPATVEAVKTPNSKIVYDDHNHERYPPGDPSKRAFAYFVLSGGRFVYASVLRLLVLKLIVSMSASKDVLALASLEVDLGSIEPGTTVTVKWRGKPVFIRRRTEDDIKLANSVDVGSLRDPQEDSVRVKNPEWLVVVGVCTHLGCIPLPNAGDYGGWFCPCHGSHYDISGRIRKGPAPYNLEVPTYSFLEENKLLIG; encoded by the exons ATGCTGCGTGTAGCAGGGAGGAGGCTTTTCTCTGTCTCGCAGAGATCTTCGACTGCGACCTCCTTCGTCGTCTCCCGTGACCATACCCTTTCCGATGGTGGCGGCGACTCCTCTTCAGCTCCCAGATCCCTCCCCTCTGCAGATCTCTCATCTTACCACCGTAGCCTTATCAGAG GCTTCTCTTCTCAAGTCCTTGCTCAAGGAAATGAGATAGGTTTTGGTTCAGAAGTCCCAGCCACAGTCGAAGCTGTCAAAACGCCTAACTCAAAGATTGTCTATGATGACCATAACCATGAGCGTTACCCACCTGGTGACCCTAGCAAGCGTGCATTCGCCTATTTTGTCTTGTCGGGTGGGAGGTTTGTTTATGCCTCTGTCCTCCGCCTGCTTGTTTTGAAGCTTATTGTGAGCATGTCTGCAAGTAAAGATGTCCTTGCCCTTGCATCCCTTGAGGTTGACCTAGGGAGCATAGAACCAGGAACTACCGTGACAGTCAAGTGGCGTGGAAAGCCCGTCTTCATCAGGCGAAGAACAGAAGATGACATCAAGCTGGCCAATAGTGTGGATGTTGGATCCCTGAGGGACCCACAAGAAGACTCGGTTAGGGTCAAGAATCCAGAATGGTTAGTGGTTGTTGGAGTGTGCACTCATTTGGGGTGCATCCCCTTGCCTAATGCTGGTGATTATGGTGGTTGGTTTTGTCCGTGTCACGGATCACATTACGATATATCTGGAAGAATTAGGAAAGGTCCTGCACCATACAACCTGGAAGTACCAACCTACAGCTTCCTGGAAGAGAATAAGTTACTCATCGGTTGA
- a CDS encoding Ubiquinol-cytochrome C reductase iron-sulfur subunit (Ubiquinol-cytochrome C reductase iron-sulfur subunit; FUNCTIONS IN: metal ion binding; INVOLVED IN: oxidation reduction; LOCATED IN: mitochondrion, mitochondrial respiratory chain complex III; EXPRESSED IN: guard cell, cultured cell; CONTAINS InterPro DOMAIN/s: Ubiquinol-cytochrome c reductase, iron-sulphur subunit (InterPro:IPR006317), Rieske [2Fe-2S] iron-sulphur domain (InterPro:IPR017941), Rieske iron-sulphur protein, C-terminal (InterPro:IPR005805), Rieske iron-sulphur protein (InterPro:IPR014349), Ubiquinol cytochrome reductase, transmembrane domain (InterPro:IPR004192); BEST Arabidopsis thaliana protein match is: Ubiquinol-cytochrome C reductase iron-sulfur subunit (TAIR:AT5G13430.1); Has 1807 Blast hits to 1807 proteins in 277 species: Archae - 0; Bacteria - 0; Metazoa - 736; Fungi - 347; Plants - 385; Viruses - 0; Other Eukaryotes - 339 (source: NCBI BLink).) — MLRVAGRRLFSVSQRSSTATSFVLSRDHTLSDGGNSSSASRSVPSADLSSFNSYHRSVIRGFASQVITQGNEIGFGSEVPATVEAVKTPNSKIVYDDHNHERYPPGDPSKRAFAYFVLSGGRFVYASVLRLLVLKLIVSMSASKDVLALASLEVDLGSIEPGTTVTVKWRGKPVFIRRRTEDDIKLANSVDVGSLRDPQEDSVRVKNPEWLIVVGVCTHLGCIPLPNAGDYGGWFCPCHGSHYDISGRIRKGPAPYNLEVPTYSFLEENKLLIG, encoded by the exons ATGCTGCGAGTAGCAGGAAGGAGGCTTTTTTCTGTTTCGCAGAGATCATCGACGGCGACCTCCTTCGTCCTTTCCCGTGACCATACCCTTTCCGATGGAGGCAACTCCTCTTCCGCTTCTAGATCTGTCCCCTCTGCAGATCTCTCATCTTTCAATTCTTACCACCGGAGCGTTATAAGAG GTTTTGCTTCTCAAGTCATTACTCAGGGAAATGAGATAGGTTTTGGTTCGGAAGTCCCAGCCACAGTCGAAGCTGTCAAAACACCTAACTCAAAGATTGTCTATGACGACCATAACCATGAGCGTTACCCACCTGGTGACCCTAGCAAGCGGGCATTCGCCTATTTTGTCTTGTCGGGTGGAAGGTTTGTTTATGCCTCTGTTCTCCGCCTGCTTGTTCTGAAGCTTATTGTGAGCATGTCTGCAAGTAAAGATGTCCTTGCCCTTGCATCCCTCGAGGTTGACCTAGGGAGCATAGAACCAGGAACTACCGTGACAGTCAAGTGGCGTGGAAAGCCCGTCTTCATCAGGCGAAGAACAGAAGATGACATCAAGCTGGCCAATAGTGTGGATGTTGGATCCCTGAGGGACCCACAAGAAGACTCGGTTAGAGTCAAGAATCCAGAATGGTTGATCGTGGTTGGAGTATGCACTCATTTGGGGTGCATCCCCTTGCCTAATGCTGGTGATTATGGTGGTTGGTTTTGTCCGTGTCACGGATCACATTACGATATATCTGGAAGAATTAGGAAAGGTCCTGCACCATACAACCTGGAAGTACCGACCTACAGCTTCTTGGAAGAGAATAAATTACTCATTGGTTAA
- the ATP5 gene encoding delta subunit of Mt ATP synthase (delta subunit of Mt ATP synthase (ATP5); FUNCTIONS IN: hydrogen ion transporting ATP synthase activity, rotational mechanism, cobalt ion binding, zinc ion binding; INVOLVED IN: ATP synthesis coupled proton transport; LOCATED IN: mitochondrion, chloroplast, plasma membrane, membrane, mitochondrial proton-transporting ATP synthase complex, catalytic core F(1); EXPRESSED IN: 27 plant structures; EXPRESSED DURING: 15 growth stages; CONTAINS InterPro DOMAIN/s: ATPase, F1 complex, OSCP/delta subunit (InterPro:IPR000711); Has 5632 Blast hits to 5632 proteins in 1944 species: Archae - 0; Bacteria - 3697; Metazoa - 218; Fungi - 134; Plants - 154; Viruses - 0; Other Eukaryotes - 1429 (source: NCBI BLink).) produces MANRFRSGISFFKTIAVTDSVSSVRSKSLFPALRTYATASAQTTANVKFTKDPSVPRGTRLAAIRDACDQAKFAEPTKNFLSLLAENGKLKNLDAIVKKFMQLTNAHRGDVKVLVTTVIPLPPAEEKELTETLQEIIGAGKKITVEQKIDPSIYGGLIVEFQQKVLDMSIRTRAQQMERLLREPVDFNNL; encoded by the exons ATGGCTAATCGTTTCAGATCAGGGATCTCCTTCTTCAAGACCATCGCCGTAACAGATTCTGTCTCCTCCGTTAGATCCAAGTCGCTTTTCCCAGCG TTGAGAACTTATGCAACTGCTTCTGCTCAAACAACCGCTAATGTTAAG TTTACAAAGGATCCCTCTGTTCCTAGAGGGACAAGATTGGCTGCTATTAGGGATGCTTGTGATCAAGCAAAGTTTGCCGAACCCACTAAGAACTTCCTCT CTTTGTTAGCTGAGAATGGAAAGCTGAAGAACCTAGATGCCATTGTGAAGAAATTTATGCAGCTGACAAACGCACATAGGGGAGATGTCAAAGTTTTGGTTACCACAGTCATT CCGCTTCCCCCTGCTGAGGAGAAAGAACTGACTGAGACGCTTCAGGAGATCATTGGAGCAGGGAAGAAAATCACTGTGGAACAAAAG ATTGATCCAAGTATCTACGGTGGACTAATCGTAGAGTTCCAACAAAAGGTGTTGGACATGTCAATCAGGACAAGGGCACAACAGATGGAGAGGCTCCTCCGTGAACCTGTTGACTTCAACAACCTCTGA
- the ATP5 gene encoding delta subunit of Mt ATP synthase (delta subunit of Mt ATP synthase (ATP5); FUNCTIONS IN: hydrogen ion transporting ATP synthase activity, rotational mechanism, cobalt ion binding, zinc ion binding; INVOLVED IN: ATP synthesis coupled proton transport; LOCATED IN: mitochondrion, chloroplast, plasma membrane, membrane, mitochondrial proton-transporting ATP synthase complex, catalytic core F(1); EXPRESSED IN: 27 plant structures; EXPRESSED DURING: 15 growth stages; CONTAINS InterPro DOMAIN/s: ATPase, F1 complex, OSCP/delta subunit (InterPro:IPR000711); Has 1807 Blast hits to 1807 proteins in 277 species: Archae - 0; Bacteria - 0; Metazoa - 736; Fungi - 347; Plants - 385; Viruses - 0; Other Eukaryotes - 339 (source: NCBI BLink).): protein MANRFRSGISFFKTIAVTDSVSSVRSKSLFPALRTYATASAQTTANVKVPIALVGENGNFASWLYIAAVKMNSLEKIETDLSEMIEAMKTAPIFAQFTKDPSVPRGTRLAAIRDACDQAKFAEPTKNFLSLLAENGKLKNLDAIVKKFMQLTNAHRGDVKVLVTTVIPLPPAEEKELTETLQEIIGAGKKITVEQKIDPSIYGGLIVEFQQKVLDMSIRTRAQQMERLLREPVDFNNL, encoded by the exons ATGGCTAATCGTTTCAGATCAGGGATCTCCTTCTTCAAGACCATCGCCGTAACAGATTCTGTCTCCTCCGTTAGATCCAAGTCGCTTTTCCCAGCG TTGAGAACTTATGCAACTGCTTCTGCTCAAACAACCGCTAATGTTAAG gtGCCTATTGCTTTAGTTGGTGAAAATGGGAACTTTGCTTCATGGCTATACATTGCAGCTGTGAAAATGAATTCCTTGGAAAAGATTGAGACGGATCTTTCTGAGATGATTGAGGCAATGAAGACAGCTCCTATTTTTGCTCAGTTTACAAAGGATCCCTCTGTTCCTAGAGGGACAAGATTGGCTGCTATTAGGGATGCTTGTGATCAAGCAAAGTTTGCCGAACCCACTAAGAACTTCCTCT CTTTGTTAGCTGAGAATGGAAAGCTGAAGAACCTAGATGCCATTGTGAAGAAATTTATGCAGCTGACAAACGCACATAGGGGAGATGTCAAAGTTTTGGTTACCACAGTCATT CCGCTTCCCCCTGCTGAGGAGAAAGAACTGACTGAGACGCTTCAGGAGATCATTGGAGCAGGGAAGAAAATCACTGTGGAACAAAAG ATTGATCCAAGTATCTACGGTGGACTAATCGTAGAGTTCCAACAAAAGGTGTTGGACATGTCAATCAGGACAAGGGCACAACAGATGGAGAGGCTCCTCCGTGAACCTGTTGACTTCAACAACCTCTGA
- the IQD11 gene encoding IQ-domain 11 (IQ-domain 11 (IQD11); FUNCTIONS IN: calmodulin binding; INVOLVED IN: biological_process unknown; LOCATED IN: plasma membrane; EXPRESSED IN: 22 plant structures; EXPRESSED DURING: 13 growth stages; CONTAINS InterPro DOMAIN/s: IQ calmodulin-binding region (InterPro:IPR000048); BEST Arabidopsis thaliana protein match is: IQ-domain 12 (TAIR:AT5G03960.1); Has 1807 Blast hits to 1807 proteins in 277 species: Archae - 0; Bacteria - 0; Metazoa - 736; Fungi - 347; Plants - 385; Viruses - 0; Other Eukaryotes - 339 (source: NCBI BLink).) produces the protein MAKKKGLFTVLKRIFISEVNSEKKEKRRKWTFWKLRIKKRLPSITAPPEHRTSHESHEEQKEEIVSDVGEISQVSCSRQLDSIEESKGSTSPETADLVVQYQMFLNRQEEVLAATRIQTAFRGHLARKALRALKGIVKLQAYIRGRAVRRQAMTTLKCLQSVVNIQSQVCGKRTQIPGGVHRDYEESNIFNDNILKVDTNGQKRWDDSLLTKEEKEAVVMSKKEASLRRERIKEYAVTHRKSAESYQKRSNTKWKYWLDEWVDTQLTKSKELEDLDFSSKTKPKDETLNEKQLKTPRNSSPRRLVNNHRRQVSIGEDEQSPAAVTITTPTYMVATESAKAKSRSLSSPRIRPRSFDTQSESYSPYKNKLCLTTSMMSEAPSKVRIANNGSNTRPSAYQQRSPGLRGFNIGPLKSCNNNNTLLNDLSINSERSLPSWNKQSSLR, from the exons ATGGCTAAGAAGAAGGGCTTGTTCACTGTATTGAAAAGGATTTTTATTTCAGAAGTTAATTCAGAAAAG aaagagaagagaagaaaatggacATTTTGGAAGCTTAGGATTAAGAAAAGATTACCTTCCATTACAGCACCTCCAGAGCACAGGACAAGTCATGAATCGCATGAGGAACAGAAGGAGGAAATTGTGTCAGATGTGGGTGAGATCAGCCAAGTGTCTTGTAGTCGACAGTTAGATTCCATAGAAGAGTCAAAAGGTTCAACATCACCAGAAACTGCTGATCTGGTAGTCCAGTATCAAATGTTTCTTAATAGACAGGAAGAAGTTCTTGCTGCTACTCGCATTCAGACCGCCTTTCGGGGTCATCTT GCAAGGAAAGCTCTACGTGCCTTGAAGGGAATAGTGAAGCTCCAAGCATATATCAGAGGTCGTGCTGTGAGACGCCAAGCAATGACTACACTAAAATGCCTGCAATCTGTTGTGAACATTCAGTCACAAGTCTGTGGTAAGAGAACACAGATTCCCGGAGGTGTTCACAGAGATTATGAAGAGAGCAATATATTCAATGATAACATTCTCAAG GTGGACACAAACGGTCAAAAGAGATGGGACGATAGTCTTTtaacaaaggaagaaaaggaagCAGTGGTAATGAGCAAGAAAGAAGCTTCactaagaagagaaaggataAAGGAATATGCAGTCACCCACCGG AAATCTGCGGAGTCATACCAGAAACGAAGTAACACTAAATGGAAGTACTGGTTAGACGAATGGGTAGATACACAACTAACCAAGAGCAAGGAGCTCGAAGATCTCGACTTCTCTTCGAAAACAAAACCGAAAGACGAAACTTTGAACGAGAAGCAGCTTAAAACTCCAAGGAACTCATCACCAAGAAGATTAGTGAATAATCATAGAAGACAAGTTTCAATAGGTGAAGATGAACAAAGCCCTGCCGCGGTCACTATCACTACACCAACTTATATGGTTGCAACAGAGTCAGCAAAGGCAAAGTCAAGATCATTAAGCTCCCCAAGGATAAGACCGAGAAGTTTTGACACACAGTCAGAGAGTTACTCGCCATATAAGAACAAGCTATGCCTGACGACATCAATGATGAGTGAAGCACCAAGCAAAGTAAGGATTGCCAACAATGGCAGTAACACTAGACCAAGTGCATACCAGCAACGGTCTCCAGGGTTAAGGGGATTTAACATAGGCCCTTTGAAATCAtgcaataataataatactctATTGAACGATCTCAGCATTAATTCAGAAAGATCTCTACCTAGCTGGAACAAGCAGAGCAGCTTGAGATGA
- a CDS encoding uncharacterized protein (unknown protein; Has 1807 Blast hits to 1807 proteins in 277 species: Archae - 0; Bacteria - 0; Metazoa - 736; Fungi - 347; Plants - 385; Viruses - 0; Other Eukaryotes - 339 (source: NCBI BLink).), with protein MSLVDYDDSSSDDDVLAAEEKPLPQTQKRLVSPAQSFPPKRQRFEQDESVEKLPDALLLLESPTLAQVTGGDHASVVAAAMAESALRKRDLSGNASSLPRRPKLPRGNLPHSKNYPETLGNVLVPPQLKGRSNVATEDMSRLFVKKRQDSTKAKSPDQE; from the exons ATGTCACTGGTCGACTACGACGATTCTTCATCCGACGACGATGTTTTAGCCGCCGAGGAGAAACCTCTCCCACAGACGCAAAAGCGTCTGGTTTCTCCAGCTCAATCTTTTCCTCCAAAGAGGCA GAGATTTGAGCAGGACGAGAGTGTTGAGAAGCTACCAGATGCTCTGCTTCTTCTGGAGTCACCGACACTCGCTCAGGTGACTGGCGGAGACCATGCTTCCGTTGTTGCAGCTGCAATGGCTGAGAGTGCATTAAGGAAGAGAGACTTGAGTGGgaatgcttcttctcttcctcgtcGTCCCAAGCTACCAAGAGGAAATTTGCCTCATTCAAAGAATTATCCTGAAACTTTGGGTAATGTGCTTGTGCCTCCTCAGCTCAAGGGAAG GAGCAATGTTGCTACAGAGGATATGAGCAGGCTTTTTGTGAAAAAACGGCAAGACTCCACCAAGGCAAAATCTCCAGATCAGGAATAG